The nucleotide sequence agggtggttgttgtgaggacaaaattggggaggggaagaaccgcCTAgggcaccttgagctccttgcagggaaGGTGGGCtacaaatgtcataaataaatgagTTCCCCTCCCCGCCTTGCACTCTGCCAAGGCACAAGGGAATCTCCTGCAAGCGGCTGTGGGTTTTGGAAGAGCTAattcaaaaaggggggagggaggagtcaCTTCAGTCTGCACAGTGATTTGGAGGTGGGGGCTCCGTCCCAGTCAACATGCTTGGGGGGCTTCCAAGGAAAGGATGGCCGCCGCGCCGCACCGTGGAGGTAGGTGGTGGTGGCCCCACCTTACTCACGAGTAGCTCTGCACGGGGCCGGACTGCTGCCTGCCTCCCAACCGGTGCAGCTTCCGCGCTCCACCGGACGAGCAGCTGCCTGCAAGCCGCAAAAGGAAAGGGGCGGCGGCGGTTTCGTGACGTCACGGGCGGGGCGATGGGTGGGGAGAACCCCTTTTTCTGTGACGTCAGGGTGGGGGCGGGCAGAGGAAGTGACGCAGGCCTCGGAGGTTCCCACCCCCCTCTCCCACCTCCccaggagaagaggaagaggaggaggaagaagccagAAGCGCGTTCTGTGGGTCTCGGAGCGGAGGTAAAGCGGAGGGGGAAATGGGGCGGgatggcggcagtggcagcaAAGGCGCCCCCTTCCCCTGTCCAGTCTCCTATTGAGGTCTTGGGGGGACGACGGGGGGGGGCAGCCAACAGCGCCTTCCTTCCAGCCCCGAAATCTCTTTTTGCAAGGCTAATAACGCGTTTTAGTTTAGTTTTGCGCTGCTGTTGTTTTTGCAAaggactgggtgactctggccaTGTGCAGAGTGGAGTCCCGAAGCTCTTCTTGGAGCCGGGCATCTGGAAGTGTATGACCTCTCTGAGCTCGCGCTGAGTCTGGAGGGGGGGCTTGTCAGGTGGATCCCCTTGGAAGCccccctaccaccaccactagGTTGAAGACCTCGGTCTCGCAGCTTCAGAAGACGGGGTCGGGCATAATGAGGAAGAGTTCCTCCGAGCATGCACGGAGCGCCTTCCTGATTACCACGGAGGGCCTAGGGACGTGCCCCCCTGTAATCTGGGACTCCGAGGCGGCCAGTTTCAAAAGGGCAGGCAGGAGACCCCCGGGTGCAGCCCCCACTTGCACCTCCAGTAAAAAATAACAAgcagacaacagacttccctccccattgcctggtgcccccaaatgttttggactacagctggttggagctgatgggagttgtccgaaacatctggagggcacaaggttgacAGCCCCCATATATTCCTTGCCTCTCATCCAAAAGACTGGACTGCTGAGAACCAGCTTTGCCCACAGAAGGTCCTGGgtccaatcccccccccccccggtgaaagagctgctgccggtcagaggaGGCCGGCATGACCCAATGACCTTCTCTCTTCTGCCTCTCCCCAAATCCGCAGCCCACCATGGCAACCCCGGCCAACGCCCAGAGCGCCAGCAAGACCTGGGAACTCAGCCTCTATGAGCTGCACCGGACCCCGCAGGTGAGGAGGGCCAGCCGGATGGCCTTAGAGTAGCCCAACACAGTGGGGGTGCCCAATGCAACAGAGCCCATGAGGGGACCGGCCAGGGGTGAGGGGGAGTCGCATTTCCACGAGGGGGGCAGGAAGGAGCCCACTGGGGAGGGCCCCTAATGTGGGTGGGGGTCTTTTtatcctcttccccccccttcagaGAGAAAGATCATTGTGTGGTGGAGGGGAAAGATCTTAGATGCCCCCAGGTCCAGTAGGACAGGAATCGCATTCCCTACATTTTGGGGGGCAGAGTGTGCATGGGGAAGTTCTTTttaccaattttaaaaaatatctgtcTGTTTGCTTTGATGTATTCATTTGTACCCCATGATGCACTTCAGAAAAAATTCCCAGGGTggctggattttaaatggttaaATATGCTGTGTACTAACCAGCTTTATTCCCTGTTAATTTGATTATAAATTATTTTTACTAGTTTTAACATTTTTACATTGTTGCAGCTTGCCTGGGGACCTTATGGAGAAGCAggcaagggaggggggaaggaaatctattattatttattattgttattatcatcatcaacaggCCCTGTCTTCATTTGGCTGAattcttgtttttatttgttaatgattctgtttattttttacattgtacatcacttagagattttaaaaatagcaaGTGCTTAATAAATGCTTttgaatggttccttctcaaactggagggaggtaacgagtggggcaccgcagggctcagtcctgggcccagtgctcttcaacatttttattaatgacttgggtgaggaggtgcagggcatgcttatcaaatttgcaggtgatacagaattgggagggatagctaataccttggaagacagaaacaaaattcaaaggcctcttgataggctggagcaatgggctgaaaacaacagaatgaaatttaatagggacaagtgcaaagttctacacctaggaaaaagaagccaagtgcacagttataacatgggggatatttggctcagcaatactacatgcgagaaggatcttgggattgttgctgatcacaagctgaatatgagccaacaatgtgatgtggctgcaaaaaagtcaaatgctattttaggctgcattaacagaagtatagtttccaaatccctCCATttggcactgcttaggcctcatcttgagtactgcatccagttctgaacaccacactttaagatggatccagacaaactggaacaggttcagaggaaggcaacaaggatgatcaggggactggaaacaaagccctatgaggagagactgagagaactgggcatgtttagcctggagaagagaagactgaggggagatatgatagcactcttcaagtaaatgaaaggttgtcacacagaggagggccgggatctcttctcgatcgtcgcagagtgcaggacacggaatgatgggctcaagttgcaggaagccagattttggctgaacattggGAGAAgcctcctaactgttggagccatacaacaatggaaccaatgacctagggagatggtgggctgtccaacactggaggcattcaagaggcagctggacagccacctgtcaggaatgctttaatatggattcctgcattgagcaggaggttggactacatggccttagaggccccttccaactctactattctaaataaacaataataataaattccctAGTTctagcaaagagagagagagattagggtTTCTTTGCAGGAGGAGagggacctttttttaaaaaaagtctattttgtttttttctgaggaTTTCCCTGTCCTTGATGGTCCTGTGTTGACTTTTCACCCTTTTGAAGTGTCCTTGAGAGCCTGCTAGTGAGTCGCAAAAGGGGATAATGAGTTGTGGCCCCCCTGTCCCCCCTCTCCCCCGTTCTATGCCCCCTCCCCGGTTCCTTCTGATTCTGTAGGAGGCCATCATGGACGCCACGGAGATCGCCGTCTCCCCGCGGAGCCTGCATAGCGAGCTGATGTGCCCAATTTGCCTGGACATGCTGAAGCATACCATGACCACCAAGGAGTGTCTGCACCGCTTCTGCTCCGACTGCATCGTGACGGCCCTGCGCAGCGGGTATGAGCCACCATGGGGGGGCAGTGCTCTGCAGGGGGAGCACTGCGTGCGAAGGGGTCTAAGGAGgcccctgctgggtcaggccccCGGGTGCGCTGAGTCTCGCGTCTGGAGGAGTTTGGAGGCCGCCTGCCTCTTGCTTGCTAAGTGTTGCCTCCACCTCCAGAccaggttggttggttggtttctgATTAAATGGTccttgggtttatttatttattatttaatttgtatcccagccttcctcccatcaggagcccagggtggcaaacaaagtgctaaaaacactttaaaacatcataaaaacagatcttaaaatacattaaaacaaaacagtgttataaaaacaactttaaaaaagggttaaaaacattattaaaaaaaacatactaagcaattctaacacagacgcagactgggataggtctcaacctaaaaggcttgttgaaagaggaaagtcttcaaaaggcaccaaaaagatagcagagatggcgcctgcctaatattcaaggggaggcaattccacagggtaggtgcccccacactaaaggtccgcttcctatattgtgcagaatggacctcctgataagacggtatctgcaggaggccatcatctgcagagtgcactgatcagctgggtatataaggggtaagacggtctttcaggtatcctggtcccgagggttgagggtgtgtgtgtgtggagggcagTTGTAGCACAGACTGGGCACTGGAGAAATGTTAGATCAGCCGTggccaacctggagccctccagacatttcagactgcagctcccatcagtcccagccagcatcatGCTTCGcagtgttgtctggggctgatgggagtttcagtccaaaatgtctgaagggcaccaggttggcaaggcCCTGTTGAGGGACTGGGATTGTCCCTCTGGACCAAGCTCAGGCGCAAAGGGCCTTGCCAAGTTCAGGCATTTCTGAAGGATCCCACTTCTTTGTTTACATCGACCAGGAGTGTTGCTCCGTGGGAGATGTTGGTCATTCTGCCTTCTACTCTGGCCCCCTCACCTGAGCTTTGCCCACAATTGTCTTCTTCCTCGTGTTGGCACTGGTGCCCGGCCAGGGCGGCATCATGGGTGCTGTCTGGGTGCGGCGTTCAGATTGAGGTGGCCAGTGTGAGGCCTCCACATACTGTTGGACCATCGTCATCAGGATGcttgattttatttgtatgccttgTGTACCACCTTGGTATATTTTTcatgaaagtgcagattataagTACGTAAAAGACCGTCGCTCGGGGGCaaagcaggacatggaataatgggctcaagttgcaagaagccagatttcaactggacatcaggaaaaacttcctaactgttagagccatacgacaatggaaccaatgacctagagaggtagtgggctctccaacactggaggtattcaagaggcagctggacagccatctgttggggatgttttgatctggattcctgcattgagcagggggttggactggatggccttataggccccttccaactctactattctatgattctatgaaatccagGTGAATAAACTTTTTCACCCCACGGTCTGCATTCTCTTCTGGGACTTTCTGGGGCCTTCCGTGTGGGAGCATCTCCCAGGGGGTCTAAACAGGGGTTCCCAAGTggtggcccatgagcttcattcaggtagtctatGGCATGTTCACATTgaacattcatactgatttttcattgtattttatcgtattgCATTTTGATTTCTATGGAAATGAAAGAAGCCATCAAAATAAGTGCTGCCTGGATAGACCAAAGGTCTGAATTGGTAGAAAGTAGTTTCCTGTTATCCTACAGGGCTGTGCTTGCTGCTGGGAGGTGGGAGtgtgacaacatctggaaggggtaGATGATTCTGCCCAAAGTTAACAGGGACCACTAATTTTCACCACTTTTAGCTGTTGCTATTTCTGACTGGAATGGAAAGAACTTTTCAATGGTGCTCAGATTTGGCCTGTTGGAGTTAGGAGGGATTTGCTCCCCATGTAAATATTTGAGGCCCCCTCTGCACCATTTTCTTTGGGTTTCAGCGGCTCCTCTGTATTTTATTCATGCTCTGGCTTTTGAGATAAAAGATGTCCATGTTGCTTCCAATACATGTAATAAAAAATAGTACTGCAAATAATTGAAAGGTGCTTCATGGAATATGTCAGCATAACGTTTTTAGAAAAGAAGTCAGGGCCCCTGTGCCTCCATCCAGCTTCTGTAAGTTCTGGTTGCTAACTGAggatcttcccccccccccccccggcctggtCTCCCTTGTGCAAAACAGTTGCTGCTTAAGGGCCTGTCCAAGCACAGCTTCAGATCCTCATTCGGCAGCTGATTTTGTCATTGCAATTCTTACTTGTTTCCACccagcatttcttttttaaaaatcacaccaAACAATCTGCAAAGATGAGGGGACACAATCAAAATAGGAAAAACGAGCTTGCAATACAAAATAATAAccaccacaacacacacacacacataggggtgtagccgtccagggtctcaggggggtcttagaccctttacttttttgggagcagtgtcccagTGTCACCAGCATCCTGCAAGTCAATCAATATTAAAGGAAGAGTCTCctatcatgcttccttgtcccttcctgctgactggagccaatcagagtgaaaggaggtaagtcagccaccgagaagactcttctcagtagctaacattcttccctttcatgcttattgcctccaaaggatgtctgttgttgtgggatagGGACCTCAtgctcaactcagcagcaaaaaaaaggggagggggtgtggctgtgactatcatgaagtgagtgtgcacatctgaatttgccactgcgctaTTGCGCATATACATATATTCAGGGCACATTCTGGATTCAGTTTGGGAGGAGGGAGAATCTGCTGCACTAATCTGGGAGTTGGGGGCTGCATCCATTCCCCCCCATTACATTTGCAGCCTGTTCTCACTCCACAGAACCAAGGGCTGGTAGCAGCAATTCATGGTAAAATGTCCGAAGCTTTTGGAATCCTCTAGCTGGGGGGATTTGTGACCCTTTCTGGTCcctgttgcccccccccccgctgccccacaccacctgttttattttactttatttggtTTGCTGCAGGAATAAAGAGTGTCCGACATGTCGCAAGAAGCTGGTCTCCAAGCGCTCCCTGCGGCCCGACCCCAACTTCGACGCCCTCATCTCCAAGATTTACCCTAGCCGGGACGAGTACGAGGCACACCAGGACCGGGTCCTGGCCAAGCTCAACCGGCTGCACAACCAGCAGGCCCTGCGCAGCAGCATGGAGGAGGGCCTCAAGATGCAGGCCATGAACAGGTGGGTGCTCCGGGGGAGTCTGCACCGGCCACGGGAGTCGGTGTGGGTCTTTGTCCTTGGACACCAGCCGGGTCCCTTCGGGAGCCACTCCACATCTTTCCAGTTCAACTAGTTACTTGGGATTGAAGCAGAACAGCTGGAAACCAAAGTTCTGCTTTCCCCAATTTCCTCTGGCGGGGAATCTAAAAAACAGAAAGAGACTAAATTTataagcctatttatttattattaatttctctcctccctttccacccaaaggaacccagggcggcaaacatcaaaatgttttaaaaaagaaagaattaaaaccagtcaaaaaaaTCTGAAATCATTTAAAAGGAATGACATGCCCTCACAGTTGCTAATGTCAAAGTTGCCATGCCCTTAGAAGCCCCCTCCAGAATGGCTTAACTGGGGAAGGGGCCGTAGCTCACAGAGAGAGCGTCTGCTGTGCAGGCAAAGGGTCCCCGGCTCAGCCCCTAGCCTGGCCTGGGGATGTCCCCCTGAGGTGGAACCCTGGCTagctactgccagtcactgtagggaACTCCTTACGTTCCTATGACTGAGCTGCCAAACCGTGGGCAGATGCTCGTAGGGGTTTTCATGCAGGACACCTATTAAAGTTTAATTCTCAAAAAAGAGAAAGCCTCTCTTTATTTTCAGCCAGGTTCAGGTGCAATTTGCCAGCAGAGCCGCCCTGTCTGAAGGGGTGAAGTCTGCCCATCTCCAGAATGATAACTGACTGTACTGTTTAGAAGTGGGTAGCCCAGGaatcagtgtgtgtgggggggagagaattgaTCCCCAGGAAAGGGTTCCAGAAATAACCCTGTTGCCCCCCAGGGTCATGGGTGGGGGGTCTTCTTCTGTCCCTTCCACAGGAATTTTGGAGATGCAACTTCTTCTCCACGGACTTGCGTAGCAGAAGGGGTGATGGGGGGAAGCAAAGACTTTTTAATATCTATGTTAACGTCCCTCCCACAAATCCCTGTGATTAGGAGCTCTGgagaataattcactgtgattaaaacctAGACCCATCCATCAGGATGAAAGATTCCctgcacacacatgtacacacctcCTCCCCACTCAAGCTGAGGGTATTTCCTTAGACAGCTTGGTTTTAgtatcatacaatagtagagttggaaggggcctacaaggccatccagtccaacctactgctcaatgcaggaatccaaatcaaagcattccggacagatggctgtccagctgcctcttgaaggcctctctaggtaattggtttcattggttccattgtcgtatggctctaacagttaggaagcttttcctgatgtccagttgaaatctggcttcctgcaacttgagcccattattccgtgtcctgcactctgggacgatcgagaagagatcccggccttcctctatgtgacaacctttcatgtacttgaagagtgctatcgtatctcccctcagtcttctgttctccaggctaaacgtgcccaattctttcagtcagaaaaagttttgctttttttttaaaggcagcatGTTGAGGGCACCTAAATCCACAGAGTGACTCAGGACTTTATGGAGTTTCTTTATGGTGCAATCCAACTTAGGGTGCATGAAAACCTCACCCGAATCACCTCTGTCCATGTCATAATTCAGGAGAGCACAGAGCTGGTGCATGCCCCCCAGTAGCTGGGCTGTGGTGTGTGGTGGGCTCAAGGCCACAACTGGCCTCCAAGGTCCTACTTCCCCCGCcgtgtatttatttctttaaaatgtttatgTGTTGCCTTTGAGGGTGAAAACCCTCCCAAGGTGGTTTTTCATAGAAAAGGTGGAACATAAAACCCACAGTACCTTGCCCTGATGCAATGCAGTCATTTCAAGCAGCAGTTAAAACATTTTATAGTCCAGCTGGACAGTCAGATGAAACCAGCATGTTTAATTTAAGAGAGAGCAATTTTTAAAGTGGCAAGAAGAACCATTAAAACCCAGAAATCCAGGTTAGCACAACTAAAAGCACCTCAAAGTGAATGGGTTTAAAAGCTGGCGCTGATGGTGCACCAAATGTAGATTCCTTGGGAAGGGAATTCTGCATCTGTGGGGCCACCAGGAGAAAGGCCCTGTCTCCCATCTGTGCCTGCCTGGTTTACCTTGAATGGTGGCCAGAGATCAGGGCCTCTGAGGCCTGATCTTAAGACCTGGGAGGGTCTTAACATTTCCTGACCCCCGAGCCATTCTGGGCTTAAaagttaataccagcactttaaaCTGGTGCATCAGGACTCGTCCCGTCCCACACAGCTCCTGTCCTTTCTTTGGCCTGCTTTGGTTGGGTTAGCCCTACCCCATCCAGGTGTGCCTCCATTCTCCTCCTGGTGAtttcattcattcgttcattcattttGCAAGATTTATAGAACTGTTAATGAAAAATATCTGTAAGCGGCTTACATAAAATAGTACAAAATACTCATTTTTCAAAAATAGTGATAAGAAGAGTAGACAATaaaattaacaaaacagagataaAATGAACAGATTTTAGAAATGAAGTTACCTGTCTTTTGCAAGTTCTCGCCGGTGGGATGGGAGGAGATGCCACAAATTAATTCTGCTCACCCCTCTTTCTGCCCCCCTCCAGGGGTCAGCGCATACGGAAGCACCCCCAGGAGTCAGACAACACCACCTTCAGTGGGGCAGAAGACAACTGCGACAGCCGTTCACACCTCAGCAACGTCTCGGCCCCCAGCCAGCCTGAGGCCGGGCCCAGCCGCAAACGTTTGCAACTCTCAGACGAGTCCTGCCCGGAGCCAGAGACCTCTCAagaggggggcagggggagccCCGAGCCAGGAGCCGAGCCCAGCAACAGCGAGATCGAGCTGGTCTTCCGGCCCCACCCGGTCTTGGTGGAAAAGGGGGCCTACTCTCAGACCAGGTGAGCACCAGGTGGGGAGGGCggcctttccttcccccccccggtcCCTCTCAGTGGGTCCTTCCCGGAGAGctctgaaccccccccccccgatctgcCTGCCgatggtgcagaaaagggcagccaaagcaGTCAAGTGGGTCGAACATCTCCTTTGCcagggaaggttgcagcatttggggcttttcaggcAGCGGGGTGGAGGCGTCTGAAGTGGAGAAAGTAGACAGGCCTCTCTCATGTAAGAGCCCACAGAGaccatcccatgaagctgaatgctgggagattcaggacagagaaacaCGAAAATaacttcttcacgcagcgcatagttaaactgtggaactcactcccacaagaggcagtggtggccactaacttggagGGCTTGAAAAGAGGGTTAGGCAAATTCGTGGAGGAGGAGAcagctctcagtggctactagccacgttGGCTAAGTTCTTCTTCCACTGGTGGGAGGCCTCTGCATgcctgttgctggaaaccgcaggaggggaggttGATGCTGGGGCATTCAGGGCCTGCTTGTGTTTCTAGGTGAGTAAAAATGGCTGGAGATTGTATAATCCCATTAAAGCCGTTCCCCAGCCCCTTAAATGCCCGGCGGACACTTGAGTAAACAGTCTTCTGAAAAAGGCAACCTCTTGCCAGTGGTCCACAGGGAGGAAACCCGAGTGCAGAGGGGCCCGTGGCCAGTTTTGAGGGGTTCTTGGCAAAGTGACCTTTGGATGGACCCTTGCCTGACATTGTTGCCTGCACACACACAGCAGTGGGCTGGCCAGCAAAAGTGGCCAGCAACTGGCTGCTGACCATTTCTATTACCCTGAAAGCCCTGCCAGGGCATCATCCGCAGGGCATGTGGGACACTGAAGATGGTGGGCCCCAGAGGTGGCTGCAAGAGAGGGAGGGCCCAGCCCTagatccagtggcaatgctggtgGGCCCTTCTGGGGCCTGTCAGTATTAAgtagcttttaagtagagacctcatcccagtctgcatcggcgttgaaattgctttgtaagatgtttttaaaagtttttaaagatgttttaatacattttaatgtctgttttcggagccagcatggtgtagtggttaaggtgttggactacgacctgggagatcagggttcgactccccacccagccacgaagctccctgggtgaccctgggccagtcacagcctctcagcctcagagggaggcaatgggaaaccccctctgaataccgcttgccatgaaaaccctgctcatagggtcaccataaatcgggatcgacttgaaggcagtccgtttccatttcaaTGTCTCTTTACGatattttcaagtgtttttagtgtttttgtttgccgccgtgCGCTCCTcctgggatgtaaatttaatgaataacaaTACGCTGACCAGCAGTTCCCCAGCACAGCACAGCATGTCTCTCTCCCAGGcgtccctggagatgctgccttTGGGGTTGAACCTGGCACCAGCACGCAGAGCTCTGCCACTCAGCCGGAGCTGCCATCTGGGCGCCGGCTGATGATGGATGCTAGACGTGGGGGTGGGCGCTATATAGAGAACACACCGGTGTGGGACCTTGCTGTGGCCTTTGCCCCATGAAGATGTCCTTGGTTGATTTTGGAGATTGCAAATGGAGTTAGGGAAGCCGGTGAGCTCTTCCGGCGTCTGGCTTCCAAAGGCTTTCTAGGGAGCAGAACgggctgtgtgtgtgagtgtgttctGGGGGAGCAGCAGGGTTCCTCTGATCCTCAGC is from Rhineura floridana isolate rRhiFlo1 chromosome 3, rRhiFlo1.hap2, whole genome shotgun sequence and encodes:
- the RING1 gene encoding E3 ubiquitin-protein ligase RING1 — encoded protein: MATPANAQSASKTWELSLYELHRTPQEAIMDATEIAVSPRSLHSELMCPICLDMLKHTMTTKECLHRFCSDCIVTALRSGNKECPTCRKKLVSKRSLRPDPNFDALISKIYPSRDEYEAHQDRVLAKLNRLHNQQALRSSMEEGLKMQAMNRGQRIRKHPQESDNTTFSGAEDNCDSRSHLSNVSAPSQPEAGPSRKRLQLSDESCPEPETSQEGGRGSPEPGAEPSNSEIELVFRPHPVLVEKGAYSQTRYVKTTANATVDHLSKYLALRIALEEAPVPGPEAPGLEAVSEKQYTIYITTAGGAFTTLNGSVTLELVNEKYWKLSKPLELYYAPTKEQK